One region of Drosophila kikkawai strain 14028-0561.14 chromosome 2R, DkikHiC1v2, whole genome shotgun sequence genomic DNA includes:
- the GLS gene encoding glutaminase liver isoform, mitochondrial isoform X6 translates to MVQTEEIGALKRQSEDGEAKEREEKYRQDKEQDTTETAAIIEEIIEGISLQNRRGTIVRTISAIISHREQEQRNAEDVLFDMFASEETGLISMGKFLAGLKTTGIRRNDPRVRELMDNLKKVHKLNNYETGSSAETQHLNRETFKAVVAPNIVLIAKAFRQQFVIPDFTSFVKDIEDIYNRCKSNTLGKLADYIPQLARYSPDFWGVSICTVDGQRYSIGDVDEPFTLQSCSKPLTYAIALEKLGPKVVHSYVGQEPSGRIFNELVLDQNKKPHNPMINAGAILTCSLMNALVKPDMTSAEIFDYTMSWFKRLSGGEYIGFNNAVFLSEREAADRNYALGFYMRENKCFPKRTNLKEVMDYYFQVCSMETNCEAMSVIAASLANGGICPTTEEKVFRPECVRDVLSIMHSCGTYDYSGQFAFKVGLPAKSGVSGGMMLVIPNVMGIFAWSPPLDHLGNTVRGLQFCEELVNTFNFHRYDNLKHLSNKKDPRKHRYETKGLSIVNLLFSAASGDVTALRRHRLSGMDITLADYDGRTALHLAASEGHLECVKFLLEQCHVPHNPKDRWGNLPVDEAENFGHRHVVEFLTNWAAKADQPEECKNEAVTTKTQADEVSSCLNSSSSPGSDSCASPSPKTKMILIHKSFGKLKLNSNLTFQEIVSTSDLETSPATTPAESGSRAGSGRSSPAPSEAGSTASAGSGSSVDDKTKPGL, encoded by the exons ATGGTGCAGACCGAGGAGATAGGGGCGCTGAAGCGCCAGAGCGAGGACGGGGAGGCCAAGGAGCGAGAGGAGAAGTATAggcaggacaaggagcagGACACCACTGAGACGGCGGCCATCATCGAGGAGATCATCGAGGGCATCTCGCTGCAGAATCGTCGCGGCACCATAGTCCGTACTATTTCCGCTATAATCAG CCAccgggagcaggagcagcggaATGCCGAGGACGTGCTCTTCGATATGTTCGCCAGCGAGGAGACGGGCCTCATCTCGATGGGCAAGTTCCTCGCCGGGCTGAAGACCACTGGCATCCGGCGGAACGATCCCCGAGTTCGCGAGCTAATGGATAACCTGAAGAAAGTTCACAAACTGAATAACTACGAGACGGGCTCCTCGGCGGAGACGCAGCACCTCAACCGGGAGACCTTCAAGGC CGTGGTGGCCCCCAACATTGTCCTGATTGCCAAGGCCTTCCGACAGCAGTTCGTTATTCCCGACTTCACTAGCTTCGTCAAGGACATCGAGGATATCTATAACCGCTGCAAGAGCAACACCCTGGGCAAGCTGGCCGACTATATACCCCAGCTGGCTCGCTATAGTCCCGACTTCTGGGGCGTGAGCATCTGCACTGTCGACGGGCAGCGGTACTCCATTGGCGATGTGGATGAGCCCTTTACCCTCCAGAGTTGCAGCAAGCCGCTGACCTATGCGATTGCTCTGGAGAAGCTCGGACCCAAGGTGGTGCACTCTTATGTGGGTCAGGAGCCCAGTGGCAGAATCTTCAATGAACTGGTCCTGGATCAGAACA AGAAACCGCACAATCCCATGATCAATGCCGGTGCCATTCTAACCTGCTCCCTGATGAACGCCCTGGTCAAGCCGGACATGACCTCGGCCGAGATCTTCGACTACACCATGTCCTGGTTCAAGCGTCTCTCCGGCGGAGAGTATATCGGTTTCAACAACGCCGTATTCCTCTCGGAGCGAGAGGCTGCCGATAGGAACTACGCCCTGGGCTTCTACATGCGGGAGAACAAGTGCTTCCCCAAGCGCACGAACCTTAAGGAGGTCATGGACTACTATTTCCAGGTCTGCTCCATGGAGACCAACTGCGAGGCAATGTCCGTGATTGCCGCCAGCTTGGCCAACGGTGGCATCTGTCCCACCACCGAGGAGAAGGTGTTCCGCCCGGAGTGCGTCCGGGATGTGCTCTCCATTATGCACTCCTGCGGCACCTACGACTACTCTGGTCAGTTCGCCTTCAAGGTGGGTCTGCCAGCCAAGTCGGGCGTAAGTGGCGGCATGATGCTGGTCATCCCGAATGTGATGGGCATCTTTGCCTGGTCACCGCCCCTGGATCACCTGGGCAACACGGTGCGAGGCCTGCAGTTCTGCGAGGAGCTGGTCAATACGTTCAACTTCCATCGCTACGACAACCTGAAGCATCTGTCCAACAAGAAGGATCCGCGCAAGCACCGCTACGAGACAAAGGGCCTGTCCATTGTGAATCTGCTCTTCTCGGCGGCCAGCGGGGATGTCACAGCCCTGCGGCGCCATCGCCTCTCCGGCATGGACATCACCCTGGCTGACTACGATGGTCGCACGGCCCTGCATCTGGCCGCTTCCGAGGGCCACCTGGAGTGCGTCAAGTTCCTGCTGGAGCAGTGCCACGTTCCCCACAATCCCAAGGACCGTTGGGGCAACCTGCCGGTGGATGAGGCCGAGAACTTTGGCCACCGACACGTGGTGGAGTTCCTGACCAACTGGGCGGCCAAGGCGGATCAACCGGAAGAGTGCAAGAACGAGGCGGTGACCACCAAGACGCAAGCAGATGAGGTCAGTTCATGTTTGAATTCGAGCTCAAGTCCAGGTTCTGATTCATGTGCAAGTCCAAGTCCGAAGACGAAGATGATCCTGATCCATAAATCTTTTGGCAAGCTGAAGCTAAATTCCAATCTCACTTTTCAGGAAATCGTCAGCACCAGCGACCTGGAGACCAGTCCGGCCACCACACCCGCAGAGTCGGGCTCCAGGGCGGGATCCGGTAGGTCAAGTCCGGCGCCATCGGAGGCGGGCAGCACGGCGAGCGCTGgaagcggcagcagcgtcgaTGACAAGACCAAGCCGGGCCTCTAA
- the GLS gene encoding glutaminase liver isoform, mitochondrial isoform X12 — MVQTEEIGALKRQSEDGEAKEREEKYRQDKEQDTTETAAIIEEIIEGISLQNRRGTIVRTISAIISHREQEQRNAEDVLFDMFASEETGLISMGKFLAGLKTTGIRRNDPRVRELMDNLKKVHKLNNYETGSSAETQHLNRETFKAVVAPNIVLIAKAFRQQFVIPDFTSFVKDIEDIYNRCKSNTLGKLADYIPQLARYSPDFWGVSICTVDGQRYSIGDVDEPFTLQSCSKPLTYAIALEKLGPKVVHSYVGQEPSGRIFNELVLDQNKKPHNPMINAGAILTCSLMNALVKPDMTSAEIFDYTMSWFKRLSGGEYIGFNNAVFLSEREAADRNYALGFYMRENKCFPKRTNLKEVMDYYFQVCSMETNCEAMSVIAASLANGGICPTTEEKVFRPECVRDVLSIMHSCGTYDYSGQFAFKVGLPAKSGVSGGMMLVIPNVMGIFAWSPPLDHLGNTVRGLQFCEELVNTFNFHRYDNLKHLSNKKDPRKHRYETKGLSIVNLLFSAASGDVTALRRHRLSGMDITLADYDGRTALHLAASEGHLECVKFLLEQCHVPHNPKDRWGNLPVDEAENFGHRHVVEFLTNWAAKADQPEECKNEAVTTKTQADEEIVSTSDLETSPATTPAESGSRAGSGRSSPAPSEAGSTASAGSGSSVDDKTKPGL; from the exons ATGGTGCAGACCGAGGAGATAGGGGCGCTGAAGCGCCAGAGCGAGGACGGGGAGGCCAAGGAGCGAGAGGAGAAGTATAggcaggacaaggagcagGACACCACTGAGACGGCGGCCATCATCGAGGAGATCATCGAGGGCATCTCGCTGCAGAATCGTCGCGGCACCATAGTCCGTACTATTTCCGCTATAATCAG CCAccgggagcaggagcagcggaATGCCGAGGACGTGCTCTTCGATATGTTCGCCAGCGAGGAGACGGGCCTCATCTCGATGGGCAAGTTCCTCGCCGGGCTGAAGACCACTGGCATCCGGCGGAACGATCCCCGAGTTCGCGAGCTAATGGATAACCTGAAGAAAGTTCACAAACTGAATAACTACGAGACGGGCTCCTCGGCGGAGACGCAGCACCTCAACCGGGAGACCTTCAAGGC CGTGGTGGCCCCCAACATTGTCCTGATTGCCAAGGCCTTCCGACAGCAGTTCGTTATTCCCGACTTCACTAGCTTCGTCAAGGACATCGAGGATATCTATAACCGCTGCAAGAGCAACACCCTGGGCAAGCTGGCCGACTATATACCCCAGCTGGCTCGCTATAGTCCCGACTTCTGGGGCGTGAGCATCTGCACTGTCGACGGGCAGCGGTACTCCATTGGCGATGTGGATGAGCCCTTTACCCTCCAGAGTTGCAGCAAGCCGCTGACCTATGCGATTGCTCTGGAGAAGCTCGGACCCAAGGTGGTGCACTCTTATGTGGGTCAGGAGCCCAGTGGCAGAATCTTCAATGAACTGGTCCTGGATCAGAACA AGAAACCGCACAATCCCATGATCAATGCCGGTGCCATTCTAACCTGCTCCCTGATGAACGCCCTGGTCAAGCCGGACATGACCTCGGCCGAGATCTTCGACTACACCATGTCCTGGTTCAAGCGTCTCTCCGGCGGAGAGTATATCGGTTTCAACAACGCCGTATTCCTCTCGGAGCGAGAGGCTGCCGATAGGAACTACGCCCTGGGCTTCTACATGCGGGAGAACAAGTGCTTCCCCAAGCGCACGAACCTTAAGGAGGTCATGGACTACTATTTCCAGGTCTGCTCCATGGAGACCAACTGCGAGGCAATGTCCGTGATTGCCGCCAGCTTGGCCAACGGTGGCATCTGTCCCACCACCGAGGAGAAGGTGTTCCGCCCGGAGTGCGTCCGGGATGTGCTCTCCATTATGCACTCCTGCGGCACCTACGACTACTCTGGTCAGTTCGCCTTCAAGGTGGGTCTGCCAGCCAAGTCGGGCGTAAGTGGCGGCATGATGCTGGTCATCCCGAATGTGATGGGCATCTTTGCCTGGTCACCGCCCCTGGATCACCTGGGCAACACGGTGCGAGGCCTGCAGTTCTGCGAGGAGCTGGTCAATACGTTCAACTTCCATCGCTACGACAACCTGAAGCATCTGTCCAACAAGAAGGATCCGCGCAAGCACCGCTACGAGACAAAGGGCCTGTCCATTGTGAATCTGCTCTTCTCGGCGGCCAGCGGGGATGTCACAGCCCTGCGGCGCCATCGCCTCTCCGGCATGGACATCACCCTGGCTGACTACGATGGTCGCACGGCCCTGCATCTGGCCGCTTCCGAGGGCCACCTGGAGTGCGTCAAGTTCCTGCTGGAGCAGTGCCACGTTCCCCACAATCCCAAGGACCGTTGGGGCAACCTGCCGGTGGATGAGGCCGAGAACTTTGGCCACCGACACGTGGTGGAGTTCCTGACCAACTGGGCGGCCAAGGCGGATCAACCGGAAGAGTGCAAGAACGAGGCGGTGACCACCAAGACGCAAGCAGATGAG GAAATCGTCAGCACCAGCGACCTGGAGACCAGTCCGGCCACCACACCCGCAGAGTCGGGCTCCAGGGCGGGATCCGGTAGGTCAAGTCCGGCGCCATCGGAGGCGGGCAGCACGGCGAGCGCTGgaagcggcagcagcgtcgaTGACAAGACCAAGCCGGGCCTCTAA
- the GLS gene encoding glutaminase liver isoform, mitochondrial isoform X4 has product MGDRSWNLLQYATERAPLPLDGYTAEEAAQFKDSIRQKIVDDLKSMTGEELIELVKQNAAKVEEEKTESRGTSAATLSGSEEGKERVQDDADLIDAGIIGEMVAGLCTKSQKAMFVKVITKYISHREQEQRNAEDVLFDMFASEETGLISMGKFLAGLKTTGIRRNDPRVRELMDNLKKVHKLNNYETGSSAETQHLNRETFKAVVAPNIVLIAKAFRQQFVIPDFTSFVKDIEDIYNRCKSNTLGKLADYIPQLARYSPDFWGVSICTVDGQRYSIGDVDEPFTLQSCSKPLTYAIALEKLGPKVVHSYVGQEPSGRIFNELVLDQNKKPHNPMINAGAILTCSLMNALVKPDMTSAEIFDYTMSWFKRLSGGEYIGFNNAVFLSEREAADRNYALGFYMRENKCFPKRTNLKEVMDYYFQVCSMETNCEAMSVIAASLANGGICPTTEEKVFRPECVRDVLSIMHSCGTYDYSGQFAFKVGLPAKSGVSGGMMLVIPNVMGIFAWSPPLDHLGNTVRGLQFCEELVNTFNFHRYDNLKHLSNKKDPRKHRYETKGLSIVNLLFSAASGDVTALRRHRLSGMDITLADYDGRTALHLAASEGHLECVKFLLEQCHVPHNPKDRWGNLPVDEAENFGHRHVVEFLTNWAAKADQPEECKNEAVTTKTQADEEIVSTSDLETSPATTPAESGSRAGSGRSSPAPSEAGSTASAGSGSSVDDKTKPGL; this is encoded by the exons ATGGGCGATCGTAGTTGGAATCTGCTGCAGTATGCCACCGAAAGGGCGCCGTTGCCCCTTGACGGCTACACGGCCGAGGAGGCGGCCCAGTTCAAGGACAGCATCAGGCAGAAGATAGTAGACGACCTCAAGTCCATGACGGGGGAGGAACTGATCGAGCTGGTCAAGCAGAATGCCGCCAAAGTTGAGGAGGAGAAGACCGAAAGCCGGGGAACATCCGCCGCAACCTTATCCGGCAGTGAGGAGGGCAAGGAACGCGTCCAGGACGATGCAGATCTGATAGATGCCGGAATCATAGGCGAAATGGTGGCCGGACTCTGCACCAAGAGCCAGAAGGCTATGTTCGTCAAGGTGATAACGAAGTATATCAG CCAccgggagcaggagcagcggaATGCCGAGGACGTGCTCTTCGATATGTTCGCCAGCGAGGAGACGGGCCTCATCTCGATGGGCAAGTTCCTCGCCGGGCTGAAGACCACTGGCATCCGGCGGAACGATCCCCGAGTTCGCGAGCTAATGGATAACCTGAAGAAAGTTCACAAACTGAATAACTACGAGACGGGCTCCTCGGCGGAGACGCAGCACCTCAACCGGGAGACCTTCAAGGC CGTGGTGGCCCCCAACATTGTCCTGATTGCCAAGGCCTTCCGACAGCAGTTCGTTATTCCCGACTTCACTAGCTTCGTCAAGGACATCGAGGATATCTATAACCGCTGCAAGAGCAACACCCTGGGCAAGCTGGCCGACTATATACCCCAGCTGGCTCGCTATAGTCCCGACTTCTGGGGCGTGAGCATCTGCACTGTCGACGGGCAGCGGTACTCCATTGGCGATGTGGATGAGCCCTTTACCCTCCAGAGTTGCAGCAAGCCGCTGACCTATGCGATTGCTCTGGAGAAGCTCGGACCCAAGGTGGTGCACTCTTATGTGGGTCAGGAGCCCAGTGGCAGAATCTTCAATGAACTGGTCCTGGATCAGAACA AGAAACCGCACAATCCCATGATCAATGCCGGTGCCATTCTAACCTGCTCCCTGATGAACGCCCTGGTCAAGCCGGACATGACCTCGGCCGAGATCTTCGACTACACCATGTCCTGGTTCAAGCGTCTCTCCGGCGGAGAGTATATCGGTTTCAACAACGCCGTATTCCTCTCGGAGCGAGAGGCTGCCGATAGGAACTACGCCCTGGGCTTCTACATGCGGGAGAACAAGTGCTTCCCCAAGCGCACGAACCTTAAGGAGGTCATGGACTACTATTTCCAGGTCTGCTCCATGGAGACCAACTGCGAGGCAATGTCCGTGATTGCCGCCAGCTTGGCCAACGGTGGCATCTGTCCCACCACCGAGGAGAAGGTGTTCCGCCCGGAGTGCGTCCGGGATGTGCTCTCCATTATGCACTCCTGCGGCACCTACGACTACTCTGGTCAGTTCGCCTTCAAGGTGGGTCTGCCAGCCAAGTCGGGCGTAAGTGGCGGCATGATGCTGGTCATCCCGAATGTGATGGGCATCTTTGCCTGGTCACCGCCCCTGGATCACCTGGGCAACACGGTGCGAGGCCTGCAGTTCTGCGAGGAGCTGGTCAATACGTTCAACTTCCATCGCTACGACAACCTGAAGCATCTGTCCAACAAGAAGGATCCGCGCAAGCACCGCTACGAGACAAAGGGCCTGTCCATTGTGAATCTGCTCTTCTCGGCGGCCAGCGGGGATGTCACAGCCCTGCGGCGCCATCGCCTCTCCGGCATGGACATCACCCTGGCTGACTACGATGGTCGCACGGCCCTGCATCTGGCCGCTTCCGAGGGCCACCTGGAGTGCGTCAAGTTCCTGCTGGAGCAGTGCCACGTTCCCCACAATCCCAAGGACCGTTGGGGCAACCTGCCGGTGGATGAGGCCGAGAACTTTGGCCACCGACACGTGGTGGAGTTCCTGACCAACTGGGCGGCCAAGGCGGATCAACCGGAAGAGTGCAAGAACGAGGCGGTGACCACCAAGACGCAAGCAGATGAG GAAATCGTCAGCACCAGCGACCTGGAGACCAGTCCGGCCACCACACCCGCAGAGTCGGGCTCCAGGGCGGGATCCGGTAGGTCAAGTCCGGCGCCATCGGAGGCGGGCAGCACGGCGAGCGCTGgaagcggcagcagcgtcgaTGACAAGACCAAGCCGGGCCTCTAA
- the GLS gene encoding glutaminase liver isoform, mitochondrial isoform X1: protein MGDRSWNLLQYATERAPLPLDGYTAEEAAQFKDSIRQKIVDDLKSMTGEELIELVKQNAAKVEEEKTESRGTSAATLSGSEEGKERVQDDADLIDAGIIGEMVAGLCTKSQKAMFVKVITKYISHREQEQRNAEDVLFDMFASEETGLISMGKFLAGLKTTGIRRNDPRVRELMDNLKKVHKLNNYETGSSAETQHLNRETFKAVVAPNIVLIAKAFRQQFVIPDFTSFVKDIEDIYNRCKSNTLGKLADYIPQLARYSPDFWGVSICTVDGQRYSIGDVDEPFTLQSCSKPLTYAIALEKLGPKVVHSYVGQEPSGRIFNELVLDQNKKPHNPMINAGAILTCSLMNALVKPDMTSAEIFDYTMSWFKRLSGGEYIGFNNAVFLSEREAADRNYALGFYMRENKCFPKRTNLKEVMDYYFQVCSMETNCEAMSVIAASLANGGICPTTEEKVFRPECVRDVLSIMHSCGTYDYSGQFAFKVGLPAKSGVSGGMMLVIPNVMGIFAWSPPLDHLGNTVRGLQFCEELVNTFNFHRYDNLKHLSNKKDPRKHRYETKGLSIVNLLFSAASGDVTALRRHRLSGMDITLADYDGRTALHLAASEGHLECVKFLLEQCHVPHNPKDRWGNLPVDEAENFGHRHVVEFLTNWAAKADQPEECKNEAVTTKTQADEVSSCLNSSSSPGSDSCASPSPKTKMILIHKSFGKLKLNSNLTFQEIVSTSDLETSPATTPAESGSRAGSGRSSPAPSEAGSTASAGSGSSVDDKTKPGL from the exons ATGGGCGATCGTAGTTGGAATCTGCTGCAGTATGCCACCGAAAGGGCGCCGTTGCCCCTTGACGGCTACACGGCCGAGGAGGCGGCCCAGTTCAAGGACAGCATCAGGCAGAAGATAGTAGACGACCTCAAGTCCATGACGGGGGAGGAACTGATCGAGCTGGTCAAGCAGAATGCCGCCAAAGTTGAGGAGGAGAAGACCGAAAGCCGGGGAACATCCGCCGCAACCTTATCCGGCAGTGAGGAGGGCAAGGAACGCGTCCAGGACGATGCAGATCTGATAGATGCCGGAATCATAGGCGAAATGGTGGCCGGACTCTGCACCAAGAGCCAGAAGGCTATGTTCGTCAAGGTGATAACGAAGTATATCAG CCAccgggagcaggagcagcggaATGCCGAGGACGTGCTCTTCGATATGTTCGCCAGCGAGGAGACGGGCCTCATCTCGATGGGCAAGTTCCTCGCCGGGCTGAAGACCACTGGCATCCGGCGGAACGATCCCCGAGTTCGCGAGCTAATGGATAACCTGAAGAAAGTTCACAAACTGAATAACTACGAGACGGGCTCCTCGGCGGAGACGCAGCACCTCAACCGGGAGACCTTCAAGGC CGTGGTGGCCCCCAACATTGTCCTGATTGCCAAGGCCTTCCGACAGCAGTTCGTTATTCCCGACTTCACTAGCTTCGTCAAGGACATCGAGGATATCTATAACCGCTGCAAGAGCAACACCCTGGGCAAGCTGGCCGACTATATACCCCAGCTGGCTCGCTATAGTCCCGACTTCTGGGGCGTGAGCATCTGCACTGTCGACGGGCAGCGGTACTCCATTGGCGATGTGGATGAGCCCTTTACCCTCCAGAGTTGCAGCAAGCCGCTGACCTATGCGATTGCTCTGGAGAAGCTCGGACCCAAGGTGGTGCACTCTTATGTGGGTCAGGAGCCCAGTGGCAGAATCTTCAATGAACTGGTCCTGGATCAGAACA AGAAACCGCACAATCCCATGATCAATGCCGGTGCCATTCTAACCTGCTCCCTGATGAACGCCCTGGTCAAGCCGGACATGACCTCGGCCGAGATCTTCGACTACACCATGTCCTGGTTCAAGCGTCTCTCCGGCGGAGAGTATATCGGTTTCAACAACGCCGTATTCCTCTCGGAGCGAGAGGCTGCCGATAGGAACTACGCCCTGGGCTTCTACATGCGGGAGAACAAGTGCTTCCCCAAGCGCACGAACCTTAAGGAGGTCATGGACTACTATTTCCAGGTCTGCTCCATGGAGACCAACTGCGAGGCAATGTCCGTGATTGCCGCCAGCTTGGCCAACGGTGGCATCTGTCCCACCACCGAGGAGAAGGTGTTCCGCCCGGAGTGCGTCCGGGATGTGCTCTCCATTATGCACTCCTGCGGCACCTACGACTACTCTGGTCAGTTCGCCTTCAAGGTGGGTCTGCCAGCCAAGTCGGGCGTAAGTGGCGGCATGATGCTGGTCATCCCGAATGTGATGGGCATCTTTGCCTGGTCACCGCCCCTGGATCACCTGGGCAACACGGTGCGAGGCCTGCAGTTCTGCGAGGAGCTGGTCAATACGTTCAACTTCCATCGCTACGACAACCTGAAGCATCTGTCCAACAAGAAGGATCCGCGCAAGCACCGCTACGAGACAAAGGGCCTGTCCATTGTGAATCTGCTCTTCTCGGCGGCCAGCGGGGATGTCACAGCCCTGCGGCGCCATCGCCTCTCCGGCATGGACATCACCCTGGCTGACTACGATGGTCGCACGGCCCTGCATCTGGCCGCTTCCGAGGGCCACCTGGAGTGCGTCAAGTTCCTGCTGGAGCAGTGCCACGTTCCCCACAATCCCAAGGACCGTTGGGGCAACCTGCCGGTGGATGAGGCCGAGAACTTTGGCCACCGACACGTGGTGGAGTTCCTGACCAACTGGGCGGCCAAGGCGGATCAACCGGAAGAGTGCAAGAACGAGGCGGTGACCACCAAGACGCAAGCAGATGAGGTCAGTTCATGTTTGAATTCGAGCTCAAGTCCAGGTTCTGATTCATGTGCAAGTCCAAGTCCGAAGACGAAGATGATCCTGATCCATAAATCTTTTGGCAAGCTGAAGCTAAATTCCAATCTCACTTTTCAGGAAATCGTCAGCACCAGCGACCTGGAGACCAGTCCGGCCACCACACCCGCAGAGTCGGGCTCCAGGGCGGGATCCGGTAGGTCAAGTCCGGCGCCATCGGAGGCGGGCAGCACGGCGAGCGCTGgaagcggcagcagcgtcgaTGACAAGACCAAGCCGGGCCTCTAA
- the GLS gene encoding glutaminase liver isoform, mitochondrial isoform X15, which yields MGDRSWNLLQYATERAPLPLDGYTAEEAAQFKDSIRQKIVDDLKSMTGEELIELVKQNAAKVEEEKTESRGTSAATLSGSEEGKERVQDDADLIDAGIIGEMVAGLCTKSQKAMFVKVITKYISNQRRHYSMRPHREQEQRNAEDVLFDMFASEETGLISMGKFLAGLKTTGIRRNDPRVRELMDNLKKVHKLNNYETGSSAETQHLNRETFKAVVAPNIVLIAKAFRQQFVIPDFTSFVKDIEDIYNRCKSNTLGKLADYIPQLARYSPDFWGVSICTVDGQRYSIGDVDEPFTLQSCSKPLTYAIALEKLGPKVVHSYVGQEPSGRIFNELVLDQNKKPHNPMINAGAILTCSLMNALVKPDMTSAEIFDYTMSWFKRLSGGEYIGFNNAVFLSEREAADRNYALGFYMRENKCFPKRTNLKEVMDYYFQVCSMETNCEAMSVIAASLANGGICPTTEEKVFRPECVRDVLSIMHSCGTYDYSGQFAFKVGLPAKSGVSGGMMLVIPNVMGIFAWSPPLDHLGNTVRGLQFCEELVNTFNFHRYDNLKHLSNKKDPRKHRYETKGLSIVNLLFSAASGDVTALRRHRLSGMDITLADYDGRTALHLAASEGHLECVKFLLEQCHVPHNPKDRWGNLPVDEAENFGHRHVVEFLTNWAAKADQPEECKNEAVTTKTQADEEIVSTSDLETSPATTPAESGSRAGSGRSSPAPSEAGSTASAGSGSSVDDKTKPGL from the exons ATGGGCGATCGTAGTTGGAATCTGCTGCAGTATGCCACCGAAAGGGCGCCGTTGCCCCTTGACGGCTACACGGCCGAGGAGGCGGCCCAGTTCAAGGACAGCATCAGGCAGAAGATAGTAGACGACCTCAAGTCCATGACGGGGGAGGAACTGATCGAGCTGGTCAAGCAGAATGCCGCCAAAGTTGAGGAGGAGAAGACCGAAAGCCGGGGAACATCCGCCGCAACCTTATCCGGCAGTGAGGAGGGCAAGGAACGCGTCCAGGACGATGCAGATCTGATAGATGCCGGAATCATAGGCGAAATGGTGGCCGGACTCTGCACCAAGAGCCAGAAGGCTATGTTCGTCAAGGTGATAACGAAGTATATCAG CAATCAGCGACGCCACTATTCGATGCGGCC CCAccgggagcaggagcagcggaATGCCGAGGACGTGCTCTTCGATATGTTCGCCAGCGAGGAGACGGGCCTCATCTCGATGGGCAAGTTCCTCGCCGGGCTGAAGACCACTGGCATCCGGCGGAACGATCCCCGAGTTCGCGAGCTAATGGATAACCTGAAGAAAGTTCACAAACTGAATAACTACGAGACGGGCTCCTCGGCGGAGACGCAGCACCTCAACCGGGAGACCTTCAAGGC CGTGGTGGCCCCCAACATTGTCCTGATTGCCAAGGCCTTCCGACAGCAGTTCGTTATTCCCGACTTCACTAGCTTCGTCAAGGACATCGAGGATATCTATAACCGCTGCAAGAGCAACACCCTGGGCAAGCTGGCCGACTATATACCCCAGCTGGCTCGCTATAGTCCCGACTTCTGGGGCGTGAGCATCTGCACTGTCGACGGGCAGCGGTACTCCATTGGCGATGTGGATGAGCCCTTTACCCTCCAGAGTTGCAGCAAGCCGCTGACCTATGCGATTGCTCTGGAGAAGCTCGGACCCAAGGTGGTGCACTCTTATGTGGGTCAGGAGCCCAGTGGCAGAATCTTCAATGAACTGGTCCTGGATCAGAACA AGAAACCGCACAATCCCATGATCAATGCCGGTGCCATTCTAACCTGCTCCCTGATGAACGCCCTGGTCAAGCCGGACATGACCTCGGCCGAGATCTTCGACTACACCATGTCCTGGTTCAAGCGTCTCTCCGGCGGAGAGTATATCGGTTTCAACAACGCCGTATTCCTCTCGGAGCGAGAGGCTGCCGATAGGAACTACGCCCTGGGCTTCTACATGCGGGAGAACAAGTGCTTCCCCAAGCGCACGAACCTTAAGGAGGTCATGGACTACTATTTCCAGGTCTGCTCCATGGAGACCAACTGCGAGGCAATGTCCGTGATTGCCGCCAGCTTGGCCAACGGTGGCATCTGTCCCACCACCGAGGAGAAGGTGTTCCGCCCGGAGTGCGTCCGGGATGTGCTCTCCATTATGCACTCCTGCGGCACCTACGACTACTCTGGTCAGTTCGCCTTCAAGGTGGGTCTGCCAGCCAAGTCGGGCGTAAGTGGCGGCATGATGCTGGTCATCCCGAATGTGATGGGCATCTTTGCCTGGTCACCGCCCCTGGATCACCTGGGCAACACGGTGCGAGGCCTGCAGTTCTGCGAGGAGCTGGTCAATACGTTCAACTTCCATCGCTACGACAACCTGAAGCATCTGTCCAACAAGAAGGATCCGCGCAAGCACCGCTACGAGACAAAGGGCCTGTCCATTGTGAATCTGCTCTTCTCGGCGGCCAGCGGGGATGTCACAGCCCTGCGGCGCCATCGCCTCTCCGGCATGGACATCACCCTGGCTGACTACGATGGTCGCACGGCCCTGCATCTGGCCGCTTCCGAGGGCCACCTGGAGTGCGTCAAGTTCCTGCTGGAGCAGTGCCACGTTCCCCACAATCCCAAGGACCGTTGGGGCAACCTGCCGGTGGATGAGGCCGAGAACTTTGGCCACCGACACGTGGTGGAGTTCCTGACCAACTGGGCGGCCAAGGCGGATCAACCGGAAGAGTGCAAGAACGAGGCGGTGACCACCAAGACGCAAGCAGATGAG GAAATCGTCAGCACCAGCGACCTGGAGACCAGTCCGGCCACCACACCCGCAGAGTCGGGCTCCAGGGCGGGATCCGGTAGGTCAAGTCCGGCGCCATCGGAGGCGGGCAGCACGGCGAGCGCTGgaagcggcagcagcgtcgaTGACAAGACCAAGCCGGGCCTCTAA